Proteins encoded in a region of the Deefgea piscis genome:
- the xseA gene encoding exodeoxyribonuclease VII large subunit — MKTDLSIAQSAVFSVTQLNRKVRTLLETGLPQLWVVGEISNFKRYDSGHCYFSLKDAGAQVRCVMFRNRAGLLDFQPREGLQVEARAIVTLYEARGDFQLTIEAMRPAGLGALFERFEALKKQLAGEGLFDQDNKRPLPQYPKAIGIVTSPAAAALRDVLATLARRTPNTPVILYPTPVQGLDAAPQIANAIRTASQRDEVDVLIVCRGGGSLEDLWSFNEEVVARAIAACNMPVVSGVGHETDFTICDFAADLRAPTPTAAAELVSRNRQELLNLLHHQQQRLVRAFERELHNKMLQVDQLGRRLQHPGQKLARQQAQLQLLRSRFTHRFHSQLIERQEALSRLSLRLKHQAPDLQRQQLRLAQLRAALQRAMHGQIQSQRQQIEQATLKLAPWNPQTVLARGYALVSRTDGTLVRQANEVRAGDTLNVQFADEKISVNVNQGVVEQKELPI; from the coding sequence GTGAAAACTGATTTGTCAATAGCACAAAGTGCTGTATTTTCTGTCACGCAGCTGAATAGAAAAGTACGCACGCTTTTAGAGACTGGTCTGCCGCAGCTTTGGGTGGTTGGCGAGATTTCTAATTTTAAGCGTTACGATTCAGGGCATTGCTACTTCAGCCTTAAAGATGCGGGCGCGCAGGTGCGCTGCGTGATGTTTCGCAATCGGGCTGGTTTACTCGATTTTCAACCGCGCGAAGGCTTGCAAGTTGAAGCACGGGCGATTGTGACTTTGTACGAAGCGCGCGGCGATTTTCAGCTCACCATCGAAGCGATGCGCCCAGCTGGCCTAGGCGCCTTGTTTGAGCGCTTTGAAGCCCTTAAAAAGCAACTCGCTGGCGAAGGCTTATTCGATCAAGACAATAAACGCCCACTACCGCAATACCCCAAGGCCATCGGCATTGTTACCTCGCCGGCGGCCGCAGCGCTGCGCGATGTGCTGGCGACGCTGGCGCGCCGCACACCCAATACGCCGGTAATTTTATATCCCACCCCCGTGCAAGGGCTGGATGCCGCACCGCAAATTGCCAATGCCATTCGCACCGCCAGCCAGCGCGATGAAGTCGACGTACTGATTGTGTGTCGCGGTGGCGGTAGCTTAGAAGACTTATGGTCGTTTAATGAAGAGGTCGTCGCCCGCGCCATCGCCGCGTGCAATATGCCGGTGGTGAGCGGCGTTGGCCATGAAACCGACTTTACCATTTGCGATTTTGCCGCCGATTTGCGCGCCCCTACCCCAACTGCGGCCGCTGAACTGGTGAGCCGCAATCGGCAAGAATTACTCAATTTATTACATCACCAGCAGCAACGGCTAGTTCGGGCATTTGAGCGCGAGCTACACAATAAAATGCTGCAAGTCGATCAGCTCGGTCGCCGCCTACAGCATCCGGGACAAAAACTCGCCCGCCAGCAAGCACAGCTGCAATTACTACGCAGCCGATTTACGCATCGTTTTCACAGCCAACTGATTGAGCGGCAAGAAGCGCTCAGCCGCCTGTCGTTGCGCCTGAAGCATCAAGCGCCCGATCTGCAGCGCCAACAACTGCGGCTGGCGCAATTGCGCGCAGCCTTGCAGCGCGCCATGCACGGGCAAATTCAAAGCCAGCGCCAGCAAATCGAGCAAGCCACGCTCAAACTCGCCCCATGGAATCCGCAAACGGTGTTAGCGCGCGGCTACGCACTGGTGAGCCGAACCGATGGCACCCTCGTTCGCCAAGCCAACGAAGTACGCGCCGGTGACACACTCAATGTGCAATTTGCCGACGAAAAAATCAGCGTCAACGTTAACCAAGGTGTGGTTGAGCAAAAAGAGTTGCCCATTTAA
- a CDS encoding GNAT family N-acetyltransferase, whose product MNLEQSTHVERELIDDKLVHFNSNNVSFNQKEAFIDLSFSLKNEAGELVGGINSVLYCWQVLYVDILFVDESHRGKGYGKLLLQHAENAARQQGGYMAHLDTFDWQAKSFYTNAGYEVFGELENCPPGHTRFYMKKTLQP is encoded by the coding sequence ATGAACCTTGAGCAGAGTACCCACGTTGAACGCGAGCTTATCGATGATAAATTGGTTCACTTTAATTCAAACAATGTCTCTTTTAATCAAAAAGAAGCATTTATAGACTTGTCGTTTTCACTCAAGAATGAGGCCGGTGAGCTGGTTGGCGGGATCAATAGTGTGCTGTATTGCTGGCAGGTTTTATATGTTGATATTTTATTCGTTGATGAGTCTCATCGAGGAAAAGGCTATGGCAAGTTACTGCTGCAGCATGCCGAAAACGCAGCAAGACAGCAAGGTGGTTACATGGCTCATCTGGATACATTTGATTGGCAAGCCAAATCGTTTTATACCAATGCCGGTTACGAGGTCTTTGGTGAGCTGGAGAATTGCCCGCCCGGCCACACTCGATTTTATATGAAGAAAACGCTTCAGCCATAA
- a CDS encoding sensor histidine kinase gives MQPQPQTMTCRYQKDLPILLLVNALIAVLLTLIDERTALIDNLVISNCIGFCIWLCNWAMDRITGEAWPRPWRMLISTPVGLLAGFTLAAAFGASNVIAILLDAPSQAWRWVAIAVLISGFASAFFWLLFRAQRDRAELEVQRRHAAEAQQAQTAAQLAMLQAQIEPHFLFNTLANLHSLIARDPALAQTMLEHLNDYLRASLKRTRQSATSLAEELDLVGALLAINQIRLGERLSYQIRVPATLRGAQLPPLLLQPLVENALQHGIEPAIAGGVIEIEAEQIGTQLCLRVIDSGLGLNLNTPTKSGIGLANVRDRLMYLYGSQATLSVAGNTPCGVVAELRIPFAQSQ, from the coding sequence ATGCAGCCACAACCCCAAACAATGACGTGCCGCTACCAAAAGGATTTGCCGATTTTACTCTTGGTGAATGCGCTGATTGCGGTGCTACTGACCTTGATCGACGAGCGCACTGCGCTGATCGATAATCTAGTGATTTCCAACTGCATCGGTTTTTGTATTTGGCTGTGTAATTGGGCGATGGATCGCATTACGGGTGAGGCTTGGCCACGGCCTTGGCGAATGTTGATCAGTACGCCGGTCGGTTTGCTGGCAGGCTTTACGCTGGCCGCGGCATTCGGCGCGTCCAATGTGATTGCCATCTTGCTGGATGCGCCCAGCCAAGCTTGGCGCTGGGTGGCGATTGCGGTACTGATTTCAGGGTTTGCCAGTGCCTTTTTTTGGCTGTTGTTTCGCGCCCAGCGTGATCGGGCCGAATTAGAAGTGCAGCGCCGTCACGCCGCCGAGGCGCAGCAAGCGCAAACCGCCGCGCAATTGGCGATGCTGCAAGCGCAAATTGAACCGCATTTTTTATTTAATACGCTGGCCAATTTACACAGCCTGATTGCGCGTGACCCCGCTTTGGCGCAAACCATGCTCGAGCATCTGAATGATTATTTGCGCGCCAGCCTCAAGCGCACTCGGCAATCGGCAACCAGCTTGGCCGAGGAGCTTGATTTAGTGGGCGCGCTGCTGGCGATTAATCAAATCCGTTTGGGCGAGCGCTTAAGCTATCAAATTCGCGTGCCCGCTACTTTACGCGGGGCGCAGTTGCCGCCGTTACTATTGCAACCCTTGGTGGAAAACGCCTTGCAACATGGCATTGAACCTGCCATTGCTGGCGGCGTGATTGAGATTGAAGCCGAGCAAATCGGCACGCAATTGTGCCTACGGGTGATCGATAGTGGTTTGGGTTTGAATCTGAATACGCCAACTAAAAGCGGTATCGGTTTAGCCAATGTACGCGATAGGCTGATGTATTTATATGGTAGCCAAGCTACACTGAGTGTCGCTGGCAATACCCCTTGTGGTGTGGTGGCCGAATTGCGGATTCCTTTTGCGCAATCGCAATAA
- a CDS encoding EAL domain-containing response regulator, giving the protein MPPTDPMQQILLVDDSAVQRQLMRAICGELSNLQIFEAADGRQALNLIYKLGNIDLVVVDLNMPGMDGIELLQHLAKHAQIPAVILISGYAPELLENCGRAAKALGIALIAYLVKPIKPEELQRLVTELLLSSKLETHHQVSDAVVPLIEMVGGLAQNQFTAYFQPIFSLKTGAIVQCEALARWVHPQRGLLAPGTFIDRLDQEGYLTLLTRRVAQASFDMMQRAKFSSEMRLSINLSRNQLEDAELLDWIHSQLLMRHLSPQQVVLEITENSAFANLGHTMTTLLRLRLRGFGLAIDDFGVGHTTMDMIKDLPMTELKFDMSLIKNIHREPRCQSIIDGMVRIAQELNLRMVAEGIDNLDDLNYLRQRYAGFDLNLQGFLLSKPVPADQLVLQMQQAPGLPS; this is encoded by the coding sequence ATGCCACCGACGGATCCAATGCAGCAAATATTGCTGGTCGATGATAGCGCTGTACAGCGTCAGTTGATGCGTGCTATTTGTGGCGAATTATCCAATCTACAAATTTTTGAGGCCGCCGATGGCCGGCAGGCGCTGAATCTGATTTATAAGCTGGGCAATATTGATCTGGTGGTGGTTGATTTAAATATGCCGGGCATGGACGGTATCGAGTTGTTGCAGCATTTGGCAAAGCATGCCCAGATTCCTGCGGTGATTTTAATCAGTGGCTACGCGCCCGAATTGCTCGAGAACTGTGGACGTGCCGCCAAAGCGCTGGGTATCGCGTTAATTGCGTATCTGGTCAAGCCGATTAAGCCCGAAGAATTACAGCGTTTGGTGACGGAGCTATTACTATCCAGCAAGCTAGAAACCCATCATCAAGTGAGTGATGCCGTGGTGCCGCTGATTGAGATGGTTGGCGGTTTGGCGCAAAACCAATTTACCGCGTATTTTCAGCCAATTTTTAGTCTAAAAACCGGTGCAATTGTGCAATGTGAGGCGCTGGCGCGCTGGGTGCATCCACAGCGCGGTCTACTCGCTCCTGGGACTTTTATTGATCGGCTAGATCAAGAGGGCTATTTAACGTTGCTCACGCGGCGTGTGGCACAAGCCAGTTTTGATATGATGCAGCGCGCTAAGTTTTCGTCTGAGATGCGCTTGTCGATTAATTTGTCGCGCAATCAATTAGAAGACGCCGAGCTACTCGATTGGATACATAGCCAATTATTGATGCGGCATTTGTCGCCACAGCAGGTGGTGCTTGAGATTACTGAAAATTCGGCATTTGCGAATCTCGGGCATACCATGACGACCTTGCTGCGCTTACGTTTGCGCGGGTTTGGTTTAGCGATTGATGATTTTGGCGTTGGCCATACCACGATGGATATGATCAAAGATTTGCCGATGACCGAGCTTAAATTCGATATGAGCTTGATTAAAAACATTCATCGCGAGCCGCGTTGCCAAAGTATTATCGATGGCATGGTGCGGATTGCCCAAGAGCTCAATTTACGCATGGTGGCCGAAGGCATTGATAATTTGGATGATTTAAATTATTTGCGCCAGCGCTACGCTGGGTTTGATCTAAATTTGCAAGGCTTTTTATTGAGTAAGCCCGTGCCAGCCGATCAACTGGTGTTGCAAATGCAACAAGCCCCAGGTTTGCCAAGCTAA
- the pssA gene encoding CDP-diacylglycerol--serine O-phosphatidyltransferase, with the protein MFESPRAFLSALPRFAQSAHAFEALASSAQFREQLLEHIAKAQRRIYIAALYLQNDAAGDLILSALYAAKARQPQLEIAVFVDWHRAQRGLIGAKAESGNAAWYQQRAQQHHLEVPIYGVPVQSRELLGVLHLKGFVIDDKVIYSGASLNNVYLHVGDRYRYDRYHVLHNPALAESMVHFFQTALLSQTAVHRLDRPNIPSTKAIRGEIRHFRQHLKAARYSLQGSSNTETGLAITPWVGVGQRNPLNRLILKLISASERKIVICTPYFNLPRSVTKALNSLIKKGVQIDLIIGDKTANDFYIPPSEPFKTIGALPYLYEANLRRFAKVQQKAMQAGQLNILLWHDIGHSFHLKGIWVDDDYQLLTGNNLNPRAFNLDLENALLIHDPQGELSTSKAAELQQIRQHTRRIASYTELETLADYPEKVKKLLTRLSRIRVDRLLSRFL; encoded by the coding sequence TTGTTTGAATCTCCTCGCGCATTTTTAAGTGCCTTACCGCGCTTTGCCCAATCCGCTCACGCCTTTGAAGCTTTAGCCTCGAGCGCTCAATTTCGTGAGCAATTGCTCGAGCACATCGCCAAAGCACAACGACGCATCTACATTGCCGCCTTGTATTTACAAAATGACGCAGCGGGAGATCTGATTTTGTCGGCGCTATACGCCGCCAAAGCGCGGCAACCGCAACTGGAGATCGCCGTTTTTGTCGATTGGCATCGCGCACAGCGCGGCCTGATTGGCGCCAAGGCCGAATCGGGCAACGCCGCTTGGTATCAACAGCGTGCGCAGCAACACCATCTCGAAGTGCCGATTTATGGCGTGCCGGTGCAAAGCCGTGAATTACTTGGCGTGTTGCATCTAAAAGGCTTTGTGATTGACGACAAGGTAATTTATAGCGGCGCCAGCCTGAATAATGTGTATTTACACGTTGGCGATCGCTATCGTTACGATCGCTACCATGTGCTACACAACCCTGCGCTCGCTGAGAGCATGGTGCATTTTTTTCAAACGGCACTACTGAGCCAAACCGCAGTGCATCGACTTGATCGGCCCAACATCCCCAGCACCAAAGCCATTCGCGGCGAAATTCGCCACTTCCGCCAGCACTTAAAAGCAGCGCGCTACTCACTGCAAGGCAGCAGCAATACCGAAACAGGGCTGGCAATCACGCCTTGGGTTGGCGTTGGCCAGCGTAATCCGCTTAATCGTTTGATTTTAAAATTGATCAGTGCCAGCGAGCGCAAAATCGTCATTTGCACGCCGTATTTTAATTTGCCACGCAGCGTCACCAAGGCGCTCAATAGCCTAATCAAAAAAGGCGTGCAAATTGATTTAATCATTGGCGACAAAACGGCGAACGATTTTTACATTCCGCCGAGCGAGCCATTTAAAACCATCGGCGCGCTACCGTATTTATACGAAGCCAATTTGCGCCGCTTTGCCAAAGTGCAGCAAAAAGCCATGCAAGCTGGGCAATTAAATATTTTACTGTGGCACGACATCGGCCATAGCTTTCACCTTAAAGGCATTTGGGTGGACGATGATTATCAATTGCTCACCGGCAATAATCTCAACCCACGGGCGTTTAATTTAGATTTAGAAAACGCACTTTTAATTCACGATCCACAAGGCGAGCTCAGCACCAGCAAAGCGGCCGAGCTGCAACAAATCCGCCAACACACCCGCCGCATCGCGAGTTATACCGAGCTAGAAACCTTGGCGGACTACCCAGAAAAAGTAAAAAAACTCCTCACTCGCCTATCGCGAATCCGAGTCGATCGCTTACTTTCGCGATTTTTGTAA
- a CDS encoding PLP-dependent cysteine synthase family protein produces MTSNRDWVHQAIRTIEADFNRSADTHLIPIHLAAYPNIDFYLKDESSHPTGSLKHRLARSLFLYALTNGWLHAGSTVIEASSGSTAVSEAYFARLLKLPFIAVMPATTSPEKIAAITFYGGRCHLVADPTQLIAESQRLAHETQGHFLDQFTYAERATDWRANNNIAESIFSQMSLERHPIPRWIVASAGTGGTSATLGRFVRYRRYATQIACVDPENSVFFDAFCSGRKDHTLQQGSKIEGIGRPRVEASFMPHVIDTMFKVPDRMSLAATHWLSNYLGRRVGGSTGCNWIGVLALAHQMQARGEAGSIVSVLCDSGDRYAHSYYNPQWLSQHGIDIEQELAELSAKIGQAGALSDLQRQDKD; encoded by the coding sequence ATGACCAGTAATCGCGATTGGGTACACCAAGCCATCCGCACCATTGAAGCTGATTTTAATCGCTCCGCCGACACACATTTAATCCCGATTCATTTGGCCGCCTACCCCAATATTGATTTCTACCTCAAAGACGAATCGAGCCACCCTACCGGCAGCCTAAAACATCGTTTAGCGCGCTCTTTGTTTTTGTATGCGCTCACCAATGGCTGGCTGCATGCCGGTAGCACGGTGATCGAGGCGTCGAGCGGATCGACCGCCGTTTCTGAAGCGTATTTCGCTCGTTTGCTAAAATTGCCGTTTATTGCGGTAATGCCGGCCACCACCAGCCCAGAGAAAATCGCGGCAATTACTTTTTATGGTGGCCGCTGCCACTTAGTGGCCGACCCAACGCAATTGATTGCCGAATCGCAGCGCCTGGCTCACGAAACACAAGGGCATTTTCTCGACCAATTTACCTATGCCGAGCGGGCTACCGATTGGCGCGCGAATAACAATATTGCCGAATCGATTTTTTCGCAGATGAGCTTAGAGCGTCATCCGATTCCACGCTGGATCGTTGCCAGCGCGGGTACTGGCGGCACTAGCGCCACCTTGGGCCGCTTTGTGCGCTATCGCCGTTATGCCACGCAAATTGCTTGCGTTGACCCAGAAAACTCGGTGTTTTTTGATGCTTTTTGCAGTGGCCGCAAAGACCACACCTTGCAGCAAGGCTCTAAAATCGAAGGCATTGGCCGCCCGCGTGTTGAAGCGTCATTTATGCCGCACGTGATTGATACCATGTTTAAAGTGCCCGACCGGATGAGCTTGGCGGCAACACATTGGTTATCGAATTATCTGGGGCGCCGTGTTGGCGGATCGACCGGTTGCAACTGGATCGGCGTGTTAGCGCTGGCCCACCAAATGCAAGCGCGTGGCGAAGCGGGCAGTATTGTCAGCGTGTTGTGCGACAGCGGTGATCGCTACGCGCACTCTTACTACAACCCACAATGGCTGAGTCAACACGGCATCGATATTGAGCAAGAGCTGGCTGAGCTCAGCGCAAAAATCGGGCAAGCGGGCGCACTGAGCGACTTGCAGCGCCAAGACAAAGACTAA
- a CDS encoding outer membrane lipoprotein-sorting protein: MNKAMEQSLGAKPAVWRTDHHAAQRALKTRCRVWGASLLLACCAAVGAAPSAQQILSASDAIRNPEQPFGVTSTLIEYRNGKQVQTSTLAVYARADAQSGQFRNLIRFVAPQRDAGKLLLKNGNDLWLYDPSSKASIRISPQQRLLGQAANGDVVTVNLAVDYTASLVGEETIADGERQNRDTYLLKLNAKTPDVTYHRIDYWIDRHNNQPVKAKFYSSSEHLLKTAYYRRFQKQLGVSRPTETVIIDGLDPQWVTVLRSSDFAFRDVPESWLQRDFLPRFKAE, encoded by the coding sequence ATGAATAAAGCGATGGAGCAAAGCTTAGGGGCGAAGCCCGCGGTTTGGCGTACCGATCATCACGCGGCCCAGCGCGCTCTTAAAACGCGCTGCCGAGTGTGGGGGGCGAGTCTGTTGCTGGCCTGTTGCGCCGCAGTGGGCGCGGCACCGAGTGCGCAGCAAATTTTAAGTGCTAGCGACGCGATTCGAAATCCTGAGCAACCCTTTGGCGTCACCAGCACTTTGATTGAATATCGCAACGGCAAGCAAGTGCAAACCAGCACCTTGGCGGTGTATGCGCGCGCTGATGCGCAGAGCGGGCAGTTTCGTAATTTAATTCGCTTTGTCGCGCCGCAGCGCGATGCCGGTAAATTGCTGCTGAAAAATGGCAATGATTTATGGTTATATGATCCATCCAGCAAAGCCAGTATTCGCATTTCGCCGCAGCAGCGTTTGCTGGGCCAAGCGGCCAATGGCGACGTGGTCACGGTGAATTTGGCGGTGGATTACACCGCCAGCTTGGTCGGTGAAGAAACAATTGCCGATGGCGAGCGGCAAAATCGCGATACGTATTTGCTCAAACTCAATGCCAAAACACCGGATGTGACGTATCACCGCATCGATTACTGGATTGATCGCCATAATAATCAGCCAGTGAAAGCCAAGTTTTATTCCAGCAGCGAGCATTTATTAAAAACGGCGTATTACCGCCGCTTTCAAAAGCAGCTTGGCGTGTCGCGCCCCACCGAAACCGTGATTATTGATGGGCTCGATCCGCAGTGGGTGACGGTGCTGCGTAGCAGTGATTTTGCCTTTCGCGACGTGCCCGAGAGCTGGCTGCAGCGGGATTTTTTGCCCCGCTTTAAGGCCGAATGA
- a CDS encoding LytR/AlgR family response regulator transcription factor, whose product MPTALIADDEPLLMAAFASRLAVVWPQLQIVAQAKNGVEAVALLSQWQPDFAFLDIRMPGLNGLQVAATWRDTRVIFVTAYDEYAVAAFEQSAVDYLLKPVSEARLAQCVLRLQREVKPNVDWSQLSRELIAPALPSYLQWLTASLGDSTRLIAVDEVRYFQATDKYTEVVTESGRFLIRTSLKDLLPQLNPQYFAQIHRSYLVSLPAIAKIEKDLLGRQQIYLKNNFAILPLSRSHAAQFKQM is encoded by the coding sequence ATGCCTACCGCCCTGATTGCCGATGACGAGCCGCTATTGATGGCGGCATTTGCCAGCCGCCTGGCCGTGGTGTGGCCGCAATTACAGATTGTGGCGCAGGCCAAAAATGGTGTTGAAGCGGTGGCGCTACTGAGCCAATGGCAGCCGGATTTTGCTTTTTTGGATATTCGGATGCCGGGGCTGAATGGCTTGCAAGTGGCGGCCACTTGGCGCGATACGCGGGTGATTTTTGTCACCGCGTATGACGAATACGCGGTAGCTGCTTTTGAGCAATCGGCGGTGGATTATTTATTAAAACCAGTGAGCGAAGCGCGGTTGGCGCAATGCGTGCTGCGCTTGCAGCGCGAGGTTAAGCCCAATGTTGATTGGAGTCAGCTCAGTCGTGAACTGATCGCGCCCGCGCTACCGAGCTATTTGCAATGGCTTACTGCCAGCCTAGGCGACAGCACTCGGCTGATTGCGGTGGATGAGGTGCGCTATTTTCAGGCGACCGATAAATACACCGAAGTGGTGACGGAGAGCGGGCGGTTTTTGATTCGCACGTCGCTGAAAGACTTATTACCGCAACTCAATCCGCAGTATTTTGCCCAAATTCACCGCAGTTATTTGGTGAGTTTGCCCGCCATCGCCAAAATCGAAAAAGACCTACTGGGCCGCCAGCAAATCTATCTAAAAAACAATTTTGCCATCTTGCCACTCAGCCGCAGCCACGCCGCACAGTTTAAACAAATGTAG
- a CDS encoding LiaF transmembrane domain-containing protein yields the protein MMRHKYFSALLLVALGLLFLAHNFGFLPSFGQMWALWWPLVLIIVGVNLLFRRPKNKDDKDE from the coding sequence ATGATGCGACACAAGTATTTTTCTGCGCTGTTATTGGTTGCGCTCGGGCTGTTGTTTTTGGCGCATAACTTTGGCTTTTTACCCAGCTTTGGCCAAATGTGGGCGCTGTGGTGGCCCTTGGTGCTGATTATTGTTGGGGTGAATTTATTGTTTCGCCGCCCGAAAAACAAGGACGACAAAGATGAATAA
- a CDS encoding ABC transporter permease, whose translation MMSVATLALRNLLRNRRRSLTTLLAMMIGAVAILLFGGYSGNINLGLQTNFVRSAGHLQIQHQDYFLYGSGNPAAYGIKNYASLIEVLRHDPELKPLLTVVTPTLSLGGIAGNFSAGVSRTVIGTGVWVSDQNQMRRWNEFDFPGEPKTLALTGTAGNAVVIGHGVARVLQLCAPLQLKNCPASQAKVNAGPAAPDDISALSQQAHAENPKQQTSAWPQIELLAANVHGAPNVATLAVVKAQGFGVKELDDISMMLHLPQAQQLVYGQETPQVTAIVLQLKHSADLAKAQARINTLLTSTLKDQPLAVYDFATLNPSYGQITGMFTAIFSFISLLIGAIVLFTVGNTMSMAVMERTVEIGTLRAMGVRRNGIWRLFVCEGALLGVIGAIFGVLLALLLAWGINHAGLTWLPPGNTEPVPLTVRVWGETRMLLSTGLMLVVLAAISAWWPARRAARMNIVDALRHV comes from the coding sequence ATGATGAGTGTTGCAACGTTAGCGCTGAGAAATCTATTACGCAATCGCCGCCGCTCTTTAACCACCTTATTGGCGATGATGATTGGCGCGGTGGCGATTTTGTTGTTTGGCGGGTATAGCGGCAATATCAATTTGGGTTTGCAAACCAATTTTGTGCGTAGCGCCGGGCATTTGCAGATTCAGCATCAAGATTATTTTTTATACGGCAGCGGCAATCCAGCGGCGTATGGCATCAAAAACTACGCCAGTTTGATTGAAGTGCTACGCCATGATCCAGAACTCAAGCCACTGCTCACCGTGGTGACGCCAACGCTCAGCCTAGGGGGTATTGCCGGCAACTTTAGCGCTGGCGTGTCGCGCACGGTGATCGGTACTGGGGTATGGGTGAGCGATCAAAATCAAATGCGCCGTTGGAATGAATTTGATTTTCCCGGCGAGCCCAAAACGCTGGCCTTAACCGGCACGGCGGGCAATGCGGTGGTGATTGGCCATGGCGTAGCGCGGGTGTTGCAATTATGCGCGCCGTTGCAGCTTAAAAATTGTCCAGCCAGCCAAGCCAAAGTCAATGCTGGCCCGGCGGCACCCGATGATATTAGCGCCTTGTCGCAGCAAGCCCATGCCGAAAACCCCAAACAGCAAACCAGCGCTTGGCCGCAGATTGAGCTGTTAGCCGCCAATGTGCACGGCGCGCCCAATGTGGCAACTTTGGCGGTGGTGAAAGCGCAAGGCTTTGGGGTCAAAGAGCTGGATGATATTTCAATGATGCTGCATTTACCGCAGGCGCAGCAATTGGTGTACGGCCAAGAAACGCCGCAAGTGACGGCGATTGTGTTGCAGCTTAAACACAGCGCTGATTTAGCTAAAGCGCAAGCGCGCATCAATACGCTATTGACGAGCACACTCAAAGATCAGCCTTTGGCGGTGTATGACTTTGCCACGCTCAATCCATCCTACGGCCAAATTACTGGCATGTTTACCGCGATTTTTAGTTTTATTTCGCTGCTGATCGGGGCGATTGTGCTGTTTACCGTTGGCAATACCATGAGCATGGCGGTGATGGAGCGCACGGTGGAAATCGGCACGCTGCGGGCAATGGGCGTGCGGCGTAATGGCATTTGGCGCCTGTTTGTTTGCGAGGGCGCTTTGCTGGGGGTGATTGGCGCGATTTTTGGGGTGCTGCTGGCGCTGTTATTGGCCTGGGGCATCAATCACGCCGGATTAACTTGGTTGCCGCCGGGCAATACTGAACCGGTGCCACTGACAGTGCGGGTGTGGGGCGAAACGCGAATGCTGCTTAGCACTGGATTGATGTTGGTGGTGTTGGCGGCCATCTCGGCTTGGTGGCCAGCGCGCCGTGCTGCCAGAATGAATATTGTCGATGCACTGCGCCATGTGTAA
- a CDS encoding LysE family transporter, with protein MNEISAIATVAAISAVGILSPGPDFIAVSYTAVTGNRKLAALVAAGVVLGNGIWAGAALLGVGLLFELFPSMFLAIKFAGAVYLMWLGYKLLKNARTPLPEGISTENVHLLAAFTKGLSTTMANPKAAIYYASALSTAAPSGAGWPLLFGMLLAVVVVATLWFSIVVFVLSNQRASLIFRKMKLYFESFFGVLLLFFGLRQLLK; from the coding sequence GTGAATGAGATATCTGCAATAGCAACGGTAGCGGCAATTTCTGCTGTGGGGATTTTAAGCCCAGGGCCGGATTTTATTGCCGTTTCCTACACAGCGGTGACCGGCAACCGAAAATTAGCCGCATTGGTGGCCGCAGGCGTCGTGCTCGGAAATGGTATTTGGGCGGGAGCCGCGCTGCTTGGGGTTGGGCTGTTATTTGAATTATTTCCGTCGATGTTCTTGGCAATCAAATTCGCTGGTGCTGTTTATCTGATGTGGCTGGGCTATAAACTGTTGAAAAATGCGCGCACGCCATTGCCAGAAGGGATCAGCACCGAGAACGTTCATTTGCTGGCCGCATTCACTAAAGGTCTATCCACCACAATGGCCAATCCTAAAGCGGCAATTTACTATGCGTCTGCATTATCTACTGCTGCGCCGTCTGGTGCTGGCTGGCCATTGCTTTTTGGCATGCTACTTGCGGTTGTCGTTGTCGCAACACTGTGGTTTTCTATTGTGGTATTTGTTCTTTCCAACCAAAGAGCGTCGTTAATTTTTAGAAAAATGAAGTTGTATTTTGAATCATTCTTTGGGGTGTTATTGCTGTTTTTTGGTTTAAGGCAATTGTTGAAATAG